CCCGCCGGCCGACCGGGGTGCGTACCGCTTCGACTATGTAGGCCTCGGCCATGACTGCTGCTCCTCGGGTGGGCTCAGGTGTCCAGGGCGATGCCGTCCAGGACCATCGAGAGGTACTGACGGGCGATCTCGTCGGGGCTGTGCTGCCCGCCGGGCCGGTACCAGGACGCCGCGACCCAGACGGTGTCGCGGACGAAGCGGTAGGTGAGGCGGATGTCGAGGTCGGCGCGGAAGGTCCGGTCGCGGACGCCGCGCTCCAGCGTGCCGAGCCAGGCCTTCTCGAACTTCTGCTGGGAGTCGAGGAGGTACTGGAAGCGCGGCTGGGTGGCCAGGTGCCTGGATTCCTTCTGGTAGATGGCGACGGCGGCGCGGTGCCGGTCGATCTCCCGGAAGGACTCGGTGACGAG
This sequence is a window from Streptomyces sp. NBC_01217. Protein-coding genes within it:
- a CDS encoding TetR/AcrR family transcriptional regulator, coding for MPTKKKPQATPSPERRRELLATAAEVFAAQGYNATTVRRIADEARMLAGSLYYHFDSKESMIDEILSTFLTELWEGYDAVLAAGLGPRETIEALVTESFREIDRHRAAVAIYQKESRHLATQPRFQYLLDSQQKFEKAWLGTLERGVRDRTFRADLDIRLTYRFVRDTVWVAASWYRPGGQHSPDEIARQYLSMVLDGIALDT